Genomic window (Campylobacter suis):
TCAAATATCAAATCCAAGTGCTTTGCTGTTACTACATAGTTTCTGCCAAGAGATGTTACGGTGCCGTAGTTGCTTCTTGCTGATTGATCTGGGATTTTATGAAATGTAAGAATTTCACCATTTTTTTGTTTTATAGACACGCTTTCATTTGGGGCGGCAAAAGCACCTTTATTTTGTCCTAAATCCAAGTAGTCTCTGTAATTATTATATTGCAGATCTATTATCTGTGCCGATGAAAATGTGCATATTACACTTGCTAAAACAACAGATAGGTGAAGTTTATTTGGTTTCATAATTTATCCTTAAATTTTATATTAAAAGCAAGGTTTTGTATATCGGCAAATTTCAAAAAATTTTAGTAAGTAAAGGGTTGCGCAAATATATTAAGAAATAAAAAGTGTAAAATCTGCTTTTAGTTGCGTTATTTTACTCCTATTTTTATAGAATGTTGCTTAAGAAAATATAAAAAAGTAAAATTTGTGCTAACTTCGTCTATGTTATCCTTAAAAACTCAAGAAATTTAACTTTAGCTATTTTGTCTCATCTTCTTTTATCTTTAGTATATTTTTTTGTTTGATATCGTATGTAACAGGCATACTTGCCGCGCTTGTATTGACATAGCGCATATCGCTTACCGAGTAAACAGCCCAAGGATTGTGCTTTTTTATGATGGGAATGATCTTTGAAACATCGCTTCTTTTGATGATGGTTACTAGGATACTAACATTGCCATCATTTCCCACCGCATCAGTTTGTGTGACCCAGTATCCGCAGTCCCTTAGTATCTTTGCAAGGATATTTGCATCAGTTTTTGTTACGATATTTACCATGACATTGCCAAGGGCTAGTTTGTTTTCTAGCCAAATTCCAAGGAAATTTCCTAGCGCAAAACCAAGCGCATAGGCAATATAGTTTTGCCAGTGATCAAGGTGCTGCATGACCTGGGTTATAGCTACAAGCCAGACC
Coding sequences:
- a CDS encoding DUF2179 domain-containing protein translates to MQSNEIFTLIGIPALICLARITDVTLGTIRIIFVSKGQKYLAPILGFFEIMVWLVAITQVMQHLDHWQNYIAYALGFALGNFLGIWLENKLALGNVMVNIVTKTDANILAKILRDCGYWVTQTDAVGNDGNVSILVTIIKRSDVSKIIPIIKKHNPWAVYSVSDMRYVNTSAASMPVTYDIKQKNILKIKEDETK